TAACGCGACGTTTGGACAGACCAAAGCCGAAGTCGTCGAGCATGATTTCCATGGCCGGAACAACGTTGTTCAGGTTCAGCAGCGGTTCGCCCATGCCCATCATCACCACGTTGGTGATAGGACGCACACCGGTTTTCTTCTGTGCACCAATAATCTTCGCCGCGCGCCAGACCTGACCAATAATTTCAGACACACGCAGGTTACGGTTAAAGCCCTGCTGTGCGGTTGAACAGAATTTACATTCCAGCGCACAGCCAACCTGTGAAGAAACGCACAGTGTGGCGCGATCCTCTTCCGGGATATACACCGTTTCCACCAGCTGATCGGCAATTTTAATTGCCCACTTGATAGTGCCATCGGCAGAACGCTGCTCTTCAGCAACTTCAGGTGCACGGATCTCGGCGATCTCTTTCAGCTTATTGCGCAGAACCTTGTTGATGTCCGTCATTTCGTCGAAGTCATCACTGCAGTAGTGATACATCCACTTCATGACCTGATCCGCGCGGAAAGGTTTCTCACCCAGCTCGGCGAAAAATTCGCGCAGCTGCTGGCGGTTGAGATCGAGCAGGTTAATTTTTTCGGCTTTATTGGAAACAACAACGGGTGTTGCTTCAGGCGTGTTCATTTCAGACATAATGTTTTCCGGCCTCGTTGTTACACGTTATGGCCCCTGGAGGGTTAGAAAAAGAAACGCCCCGGTGAGCAGGCTCTTCCGGGGGCGTTGCATTGTACAAATTCTATGGCATAGATGCCACGACTGAAAGCGAACAACGATTAAAAAATGTCACATCAGCTTTCTGGTCGAGAATATCCAAAGTCATTCGAGTTGCAGGCAGACAGCAAGGTAATGAGACCCAGGAACTTACTCAGGTAAGTGACCGGGATGAGTTCCTGCTGCTAACCCTCTGTGGCCCAAATGATAACGGATATTTTAGCGCGTGCGCGGGCACACTTCGCCTTCGCCGAAGAAGTAGGCGATTTCACGGGCGGCGGATTCTACGGAGTCAGAACCGTGGGTGCCGTTTTCGGTGAAGCTGTCAGCGTAGTCTGCACGCAGAGTACCGGCCAGGGCATTGGCTGGGTTAGTTGCGCCCAACAGGTCACGGTGGCGCTGTACTGCGTTTTCGCTTTCCAGCACGGAAACAACAATTGGGCCAGAAGTCATGAACTCAACCAAACCGTCGAAGAACGGCTTACCATCGTGCTCAGCGTAGAAACCACGAGCCTGTTCAACGGTCAGATGCAACATTTTTGCGCCAACGATTTTAAACCCTGCAGATTCAAAACGAGCATAAATGTTACCAATAACGTTTTTTGCCACCGCGTTTGGTTTGATGATGGAAAAAGTACGTTCAATAGCCATGATTACCTCTGTAAATGTTCTGTGTGTCCGGGAAACCCGGTTATGAAATTGGCGCAGATTATAAAGAGCAAGTTTGTCGTTGCCTATGGATGGAGATAACATTTTTTTAAAATAAGATTAGTTTTGGCAACACGATCGGCACAGCAGGCAAAATTTCTCGCTTTGCCGTTACTGCAGAGTAAAGTTCGCGCTGGCCACTTGCCCAAATTCATCCATAACCAACACTTGATAGTCGCCAGGTTTACCGAGCATTAACGCCAGCCCATCGCCTGTGCTCTCTTCGCTTTCCCCGTTGATAAACCACCACCGCTGGCCCTGCCCACCCTGGCTTGAAAGCCGAAGCGGGAGCTGCATCTGCCCCGGTAAACGTTTCAAAATAGTCCCGTCACGCACGCCCAGCAGCAGCAGCGGTGTCACGCTCTCTTTTTGCAGCGGTGGGCAACTCTCCGAAACGGCAGGCAAACGAGCGGCGCGGCGTTCAGCCTGAGGCAGCCAGGGTTCCAGGGGCAATGGCCAGAGCGCGACTGTCTGCTGACGAGCCCCGGGGCAATCGGCCGCCACTCGCTTACCCTGAGCGTCGACCCAGATAAGCTGGCGCGTTCCCTGCGAGCCTTCTTGCCCCGGCGCCAGGAGCGTGGGCGGCTGAGCATCATCCAGAAGCCATGTTGCCAGCCTTCGACGGCAGTTCACATCCCCGGCGGATAATGCCTGCCCGCCGGGCCAGCAGACCTCTGCGGCGGTGACCGAAGCGGGTCGGGGATCGGTCGGCAAA
This Klebsiella michiganensis DNA region includes the following protein-coding sequences:
- a CDS encoding nucleoside diphosphate kinase (catalyzes the formation of nucleoside triphosphate from ATP and nucleoside diphosphate), with the protein product MAIERTFSIIKPNAVAKNVIGNIYARFESAGFKIVGAKMLHLTVEQARGFYAEHDGKPFFDGLVEFMTSGPIVVSVLESENAVQRHRDLLGATNPANALAGTLRADYADSFTENGTHGSDSVESAAREIAYFFGEGEVCPRTR
- a CDS encoding ribosomal RNA large subunit methyltransferase N (23S rRNA m2A2503 methyltransferase; methylates the C2 position of the A2530 nucleotide in 23S rRNA; may be involved in antibiotic resistance): MSEMNTPEATPVVVSNKAEKINLLDLNRQQLREFFAELGEKPFRADQVMKWMYHYCSDDFDEMTDINKVLRNKLKEIAEIRAPEVAEEQRSADGTIKWAIKIADQLVETVYIPEEDRATLCVSSQVGCALECKFCSTAQQGFNRNLRVSEIIGQVWRAAKIIGAQKKTGVRPITNVVMMGMGEPLLNLNNVVPAMEIMLDDFGFGLSKRRVTLSTSGVVPALDKLGDMIDVALAISLHAPTDDIRDEIMPINKKYNIETFLAAVRRYLEKSNANQGRVTVEYVLLDHVNDGTEHAHQLAECLKDTPCKINLIPWNPFPGAPYGRSSNSRIDRFSKVLMSYGFTTIVRKTRGDDIDAACGQLAGEVIDRTKRTMRKRMQGEPIAVKAV